Part of the Spinacia oleracea cultivar Varoflay chromosome 5, BTI_SOV_V1, whole genome shotgun sequence genome, ttcaaaatactgaagtaaaaaatgaaacaagaagcacatttcaatTGACGTTTGATTTGGAAAAAAGGGCATATGACGAGTCATGAATGCACGATTTATACCATATCACGTCAATGATAAATTTGCATGACATTGTCTCGTAATCTATATGCATAAtacttacaatttttttttttttctataggATACGTGTATCAAGTTTTTTTTTGTAGATGATACATCATACATGTACCAACATTATAATCCATGGTTctgattatttttttctataggATACATGTATCAAGTATCTCGAGTTCTGAAAAGTTCAATAAATGTTAAGGTAAGATCATTTGTGATTTTTTATTCATGTATTTTCAATAAAAGGTAACGACTCACAATTAtcacaataatattaaatcTACCATAAGAGCATATTGAACtgccaaataaaaaaaaaattatgtttcgTCCTTTGTATTTTAAACTTATGAATTATGACCGAGTCTCGTCTATAACTCTATATCACCCGTTTTTTAAAAGAAGTATGGAGTACTCAACAGAAGAGGGGAAAATTTAGTACAAAACCTGTATGGACTGAAATTTATGGCCCAGAAGGGGAACAAGCCCATCCAAAATAGCCGTTTGCAAAGGTGGGGCCCATCCTGCGAGAAAGAACCCAAAGGGGTAGGTCACCTACAATAAATCACAGTCAGTGATTTTAAAATCTACTCCACTCTACCGAGGGTAAACCCAGTAAATTCAACAAAAGGCCAaggataaaaaaataaaatcataaaataccTGCATAAATTTCTAAGCAAAAAACAGACGTTTCCTCTTCTCCGCTTCTATATATACCCCACACAGTTAGCCCTCACATCCCTCGTTTATCCATTTCTGCTCACCACTTTTTCCTCTCTCTCCATTTTCGTCTTCCTCTTCTCCTTCGagtcctctttctctctcctagggTTAGGGTTTCTGCGCATTTTTTTCATTCTCTTCCAAAATTTCGGAGATGGCGACAGAGGTTAAGAACGGAGCTGAGAAGAACGGTGCTGCTGCAACAACTGTTGCTTTCTCGGCGTTCAAGCTACAACTTCAGGTTCTAGCTCCTAAGGCTGCTGATGCTGTTCAGTTCTACAAGTCTGCCTTCGGCGCTGAGGAAGTCAGCCGTGACATGCACCCTAAGAGGAAGGCTGAGCAGGATTCTCCTCTCGTTCTTTCTGTTGATCTCAAGGTTGGAGGCTTCGTCTTCTCGGTCGCTGACCTTACTGGTGACTCTGAGTAAGATCTCTTTTCTCTCTGCTCTGTTTCCTCTCTTCATTTCGTTTTCTGACATATATTTGCGGTTTTCTGGTGATTTGTGGCGTAGTTTGCTTGTTGCATATTATTTGGTTGTTGATGgagtaatattttaattttaactaTTATTTTCTCCGTTAAGGCGAGTTATTATGCAGATAATTTATTTTCTGCGTTTCATCTTTGTTTTAAGGTTGCTTGAGGTTTATGCATGATTATTCTGGGTGATTCGCTTTTTCGTAGATTAATATTCTCAGCTGAGCATGTTAATTGTTTATTTTGCAATTATTCTCAGACTTATTTCTCAATAATTTGCTCATTTCAACGTGTAAATCAAAGAATCAACAAAGTTATGTGACTATTTGTTGTTGCTGCTTTATTTCATTTGTgtctatattttttgtttaatatCATTATCACTCCGTCAGTGTAGAAATCGCTTTTTAGAAAGTGACGTTTCAGCTTTGTTTTACTTTTGATTTCTCAGTAATGATTTTAACTTCTCTTTTACTCCGTATCTCTTTACCAAATTTTTATCACTAATACTTTAAAATGAAACTTCTAATATTTCAGATCTGCAGATTTTCAGAATGGAAATACATTTTAAAATAGTTTTACTTACTTTTTTTTACTCGTTTTTATTTTGTCTGATCTCGTTCTCTGTCTTATTCGTACAATTTGTTGTTTCCAAATtgtaataaaattttatttaaaaaatgtaGGGTGAAAAATGAAGGAGCTGCTGGCGTTGTGTTCTGCTTGGAGACCGATAACCTGGATGGTGCCCTTGCTGCTGCAGTCTCTGCTGGGGCCGTGGCCGAAGGTGAAGTGACAGAGGACGAAGTTGCCGGGCGCGTGGGCAAGCTCAAGGATCCCTTTGGCTACACTTGGGTCATCTCTTCCCCTGCTGCTAAGAAGCCTGCTGACGTCGCTGCCTAAATCACCGTCTGATCTTGATAACTTCTGACATTAGGTCTATTGAATTCTGGAAGTACTTGTTATTAGTCGCAGTAGTTAATTAGCAGTAagtaagaagaagaaaaaaagcaGTAGATGAATGAACAGTTTTAACGGTGGTGGGTGTTCATAGCTTAATGCTTACGACTCTCTGGTTGTCCTAAaattcattttgaattttgaatgacTTTTTGATGGAGAAAATACTTTTGTATCAACCGGCAGTTGGCGGTCTCTCTTTGGCCGTGATTTTAATGGAGTAGTAATGTTTACCGGTTACTTTTTGTTTGTCTCCGTTAATTTTCCGTTATGATTCTGTTAGCATTCACCTATCTTGAATTCTGTTTGTGCCTTTTTGTTAACTGTGTGATTAGTTTTGGAATCAAAGCTTTGGTAGTGGAAAGTTTTACGGGGAAGTGTAattaaatgaaaatatttaattgaaattaaattaaataattaaggaTGATTCGAATTCTGTTTTTGTCCTGTTTAATCGAATCGTCGTTGAGCGTGACAAGTCAGATATTAAAACTTTATGGGGAAGAAGCAGAAAAAACAGGGATGGGAAGAAGGTGTACGACAACAAATGAATGTGTGAAACATGTCACTTGTTTAATCAATTTGATTGGCTGTTTTTTTAGTTTGATACAGTGGTCCCCATTCTGGGGTGTACAGTGTTTTGTGATGGGTCGTCGTCCTTGCTCTTCTGCAAGTCCCCGGCCTCACCCGCACTCTAGTTGTACGGTACAACCTCTTTTCTTTACAACTTGTACAACTTGTACCCCATTCAATTCGCCTTCATTTTGTACAAaggttattttatttatcaccCTTCCTATCCTCATCCTCCCATAATCTCATTGCAATCTTTCATCTGAAAAAAGAATCATCCAATTTATGATTGtttttggaaataaaaaaaacccaAGTTTCCGAGTTGGGATTGGAATGTAACTTCATGGTTTTACTTTTCTTTGTGTTTGCTCGTAGGAAATTATTTCCTACAAATTTGTACACGAGTTACTAAAGTGAGGCTATAAGAAGAGAGATAAAAAAAATAGCATGTGAAAAAATGTAACCATTTAAGGTAGAGAGCAATATCAAAAGGACATTAAAAAAGAATACTCCgttacaataaaaaagaatagGACGGAAtatgtacttttttttaaaaaaaaaaataacaaaaggaGTTGGGATAATAATAACAAACTTAATAGGTTTAAATTTATTTGAAGTTGACCACTTTTTTTTGGTTAGTGAAAACATTTTTTTATActtctatatatatacttcTTATATACTTCCGGCTCGTTTGGTATGAAATGTGGATAGGGATAGGGAAAGTATGATGGGGAGTTCATTAATTTTATCCCTATTCCTTTTTTGACATGGTAGAGGATAAGGATAgagattaaataataaatttactaTACTACCCTTTTTAAAATGGTAGGCTAAAATCATATCAACCTCTTTTCTTTACctattacctttttttttttttttttgaaaggaccTACTACCCCTTTTAATGAAGGGTAAATTgtcttttaacattaaaaggagAAATCCTTCATTCCATACCTCCTCCTATGCTGGAACGTAATGATAGAGATAAAAGCCCTATTAGTCCCTATCCCTATGACCCTATCCCATTGGCGGTGCTAGTAAGGGTTCAGTGGGTTCAACTACATAACTGTTCTCTTGTTTTTTAAAACCCACCAGATTTTTATTTTAGCTAGTAAGGGttcagtgggttcaactgaacccttactagctaaaataaaaatttggtgGGTTTTAAAAAACAAGAGAACAGTTATGTAGTTTTGAACGCGGTAAATGACACAAGGAAAGTGGTGCTGCAATGGTTTTAGCTTTACCAATCAAACCAAAGGTCTAGGGGTCGATCCTTCCTTCCGGATTTTCCTCCCTTTTTTTGGATTATTTTATCAATAAACTCTACCTATTAATTTCCTTGGTTTATAATCACTTTTTGCAAAtttatttcaactgaaaatttgaaatattgaatcaaAATTGTTTGAACAATAGATGAATTCGTGAATAGAATAATTAAGTTACTCTCTTAGATAACTTAGATTTAGTttagattataattttatttgttgCTTTATAATTTAGGAAGTTAGGTTTGTActttaaatattttattgtaATTGCTAGATTGAAATCTATGATTTTGAATAGATTGATTTCATTGATATAAAATGAAGGGGATAGAACATTTTTGGAAAACCATATTTCAAAGTCATAAAATCATCCACTTGTTCATCCCCAACCCAAATTCAAGGTCACTTGAACCACCCATAAATGAACTCGTAACACCTCAAAGTGAATTTCTAATACAACTACTCCGTATACAAGAAAATGAACCTTCGACACCTCAAAGTGAACCTCCAATTCATAATCAATTTTTAGTGTAGAGGAGCACACTTATAACTTTAATCTTTTTCAATATAAACCACGCTAAGAATCCCAATCTTAAATTATAATTCGGGATGATCAGGATTATGCCGTAAAGAGAGGGTATATATCAAAAAATTGTTGTGATCCACGCACTCATAATTTTCAACAAAGGGATATTGGAGGTATGCGTCGCTTTAATGTTGCTTGGTATGATATGTATGTTTGGCTTGAATATAACATTCAAAATGAAGCAGCATTTTGTTTTCCATTATGATTTTATTATATGCGTCTGAGGATTCCGAACTCTTAAAGAGAAAATCCTGGCACCGCCACTGCCCTATCCCTATCTCTATCCccaaataaattagaatttcTTGTAAACAAACAAGGGATAAGAGTATATAGGGATAAAATATCCTTATCCCCACCCATTATCCCTCATACCAAACGAGCCGTTCGTATATAAGGTTCTCTCAAAAAATACACCTAATTTATCACTTTAAAGAACCGAGCAGAGTTCTTCACTTCTTTCTATGTGGATAGTaagaaatacttcctccgtcttttaatactcgcaacgtttggacttttgtcactattcatataatctactttgactattcttagtgctttttatataagataa contains:
- the LOC110797308 gene encoding uncharacterized protein At5g48480 encodes the protein MATEVKNGAEKNGAAATTVAFSAFKLQLQVLAPKAADAVQFYKSAFGAEEVSRDMHPKRKAEQDSPLVLSVDLKVGGFVFSVADLTGDSEVKNEGAAGVVFCLETDNLDGALAAAVSAGAVAEGEVTEDEVAGRVGKLKDPFGYTWVISSPAAKKPADVAA